A window from Microbacterium ginsengiterrae encodes these proteins:
- a CDS encoding DUF262 domain-containing protein yields the protein MATATNVEAKAVGTIEWLSSPGTTIVVPVYQRQYRWDIGGCERLLSDVRNVAGDDAAQRHFIGSILSAQDSSERDLILIDGQQRITTIMLLVAALHHAVRESDPAMAAELERVLVRADDPTRTKLRPHDAWADLYESVVLDRRDDLDRESRFDDNYAFFRSQIHADEAPRIWRGLQRLEHVSITLGPQAGAQQIFESLNSTGEPLRDHELIHNYILMGLTHAEQLDVEARFWLPIEQHTGEMIGAFWRHYLVMTTGREVSADGEHGVYAAFRRSFPRVDVAHLQADAEVWRHFAEIYGILLDPMREPDAEIRQHLQYIGTFGRAAFPLAMSVYSDHARGLIGREELIETLEWTQALYLRRALVGLPPERLIARLCRARAEGRDALMRAFARITPSDERVSAVLKYVELPHAAYVLGRLEGVADPAAYDIEHVVPLMPGESWSGDGSRTWSEYSEDEQNSHRALAPTLGNLTLLESPLTERVFGASFPDKQQDAYARSGVEETRALAELDSWGTAAIARRSRRLSTSLLRIWARPALPEIDDDGLTPVLDAVRRRGWPAGWDREFDYVEYRGEHWEVKDVKALFNRVFRRAWTDDRPSALAFSAAHGGPIYTGMAWKGQWDALDDENFLYMGWDSNYMMNALQGVLEESGIAAEVFVKYSYIGNVM from the coding sequence CGCCCAGGATTCCTCGGAGAGGGATCTCATCCTCATCGACGGGCAGCAGCGGATCACGACGATCATGCTCCTGGTTGCGGCACTGCACCATGCCGTGCGCGAGTCCGACCCGGCCATGGCGGCCGAGCTCGAGCGCGTTCTGGTGCGCGCGGATGATCCGACCCGCACCAAGCTCCGACCGCATGACGCCTGGGCCGACCTCTACGAGTCCGTCGTCCTCGACCGACGCGACGACCTCGACCGCGAGTCTCGCTTCGACGACAACTACGCCTTCTTCCGGAGCCAGATCCACGCCGACGAGGCCCCACGGATCTGGCGCGGGCTGCAGCGACTCGAGCACGTGTCCATCACGCTCGGCCCTCAGGCCGGAGCCCAGCAGATCTTCGAGAGCCTGAACTCGACCGGAGAGCCCCTCCGCGATCATGAGCTCATCCACAACTACATCCTCATGGGCCTCACCCATGCGGAGCAGCTCGACGTGGAGGCGCGTTTCTGGCTGCCCATCGAGCAGCACACCGGCGAGATGATCGGCGCCTTCTGGCGGCACTACCTGGTGATGACCACGGGCCGCGAAGTGAGCGCCGACGGCGAGCATGGCGTGTACGCCGCCTTCCGCCGTTCGTTCCCGAGAGTGGACGTCGCCCATCTCCAGGCCGACGCGGAGGTCTGGCGTCACTTCGCCGAGATCTACGGCATCCTGCTCGATCCGATGCGCGAACCGGATGCCGAGATCCGGCAGCACCTGCAGTACATCGGCACGTTCGGGCGCGCGGCGTTCCCCCTGGCGATGAGCGTCTACAGCGATCACGCGCGCGGGCTCATCGGACGCGAGGAGCTGATCGAGACACTGGAGTGGACACAGGCGCTGTATCTGCGCCGTGCGCTGGTCGGGCTCCCGCCGGAGCGGCTGATCGCCCGCCTGTGCCGCGCACGCGCCGAGGGACGGGATGCGCTCATGCGTGCGTTCGCTCGCATCACGCCGTCCGACGAGCGGGTGAGCGCGGTGCTCAAGTACGTCGAGCTGCCCCACGCCGCCTATGTGCTGGGGCGTCTCGAAGGCGTCGCCGACCCGGCCGCCTACGACATCGAGCACGTCGTTCCGCTCATGCCGGGAGAATCGTGGAGCGGGGACGGCTCGCGCACGTGGAGCGAGTACTCGGAGGATGAGCAGAACAGCCACCGCGCTCTCGCCCCGACCCTCGGAAACCTCACACTCCTCGAGTCACCTCTCACCGAGCGTGTGTTCGGCGCGTCCTTCCCCGACAAGCAGCAGGACGCGTACGCGCGCAGCGGCGTCGAGGAGACCAGAGCCCTCGCAGAACTGGACTCCTGGGGCACGGCCGCCATCGCCCGGCGCTCACGCCGCCTCTCGACGTCCCTGCTTCGGATCTGGGCGCGCCCTGCGTTGCCGGAGATCGACGACGATGGTCTGACCCCGGTCCTGGACGCCGTGCGGAGGCGCGGATGGCCCGCGGGGTGGGACCGCGAGTTCGACTACGTCGAGTACCGCGGCGAGCACTGGGAGGTCAAGGACGTGAAGGCGCTGTTCAACCGCGTCTTCCGCCGTGCGTGGACCGATGACCGGCCCTCGGCGCTCGCCTTCAGCGCGGCGCACGGCGGCCCCATCTACACCGGGATGGCCTGGAAGGGCCAGTGGGATGCGCTCGATGACGAGAACTTCCTCTACATGGGGTGGGATTCCAATTACATGATGAACGCCCTGCAGGGAGTCCTCGAGGAGTCCGGCATCGCCGCAGAGGTGTTCGTGAAGTACTCCTACATCGGGAACGTGATGTGA